The following are from one region of the Rosistilla carotiformis genome:
- a CDS encoding lipopolysaccharide biosynthesis protein, whose protein sequence is MSDKLQNATMLMPPDSATAGPSHAQPPQRHPDGRSAETGSDASSNERHLGSRLQGTQKRLFRESVWVVGGRLLGIGTAIAINVVLARVLPPADVGVFFLLASILTFAGFMAMFGLNAGMVRFVSERIGLNDVAGAQAVLRQGTKVAVASILTGSLICWGFLHFAGEQVFGVTNLAVLAPLVALSVLGSATIQLAASLLRSFHDSRLSILLTGQFGGPLCNLLFIGSTVAVSRWIVPSLEQVMVFCTISLCLLIPVAIISVQKIARSRLAEIEPSSTPSSLLPMSTLLIVCLPLMLTQGLSYITGQADIWIGGAIVDHEQLALYAAARRLMLLIGMPMQLVNLTVIASIAELRAQGRLQDLQRILRSAATFAAVVAIAVCIPIMIFPAQIAAFIFGPFYADGAMVLRILCIGQLVFVCVGAAELTLMMSGQHMKALSINIFTSISLFISGVLMTQQWGIVGLAIAWTSIVSLQCIGFCLSARWSVGVWTVMDVRVLRTGREILAAVRAKFKKANNIGSLE, encoded by the coding sequence ATGAGTGACAAACTGCAAAACGCGACGATGCTGATGCCGCCGGATTCGGCGACCGCTGGTCCATCGCATGCGCAACCACCGCAGCGACACCCCGACGGTAGGTCTGCTGAGACAGGGTCCGACGCGTCGTCTAACGAGCGCCATCTTGGGTCGAGACTTCAAGGAACTCAAAAGCGTCTGTTCCGTGAGAGCGTCTGGGTCGTTGGTGGTCGGTTGTTGGGGATTGGAACCGCGATTGCAATCAACGTGGTGCTTGCCCGCGTGTTGCCTCCAGCCGACGTAGGTGTCTTCTTTCTGCTGGCCAGCATCTTAACTTTTGCTGGTTTCATGGCCATGTTTGGCCTCAACGCGGGCATGGTTCGATTCGTTTCCGAACGGATCGGTTTGAACGATGTTGCGGGAGCTCAAGCGGTACTGCGCCAAGGAACCAAGGTAGCCGTCGCGTCGATCCTGACGGGCAGTCTGATCTGTTGGGGTTTCCTGCATTTCGCCGGCGAACAGGTGTTTGGTGTCACCAACCTCGCGGTGCTTGCCCCCTTGGTCGCTCTGAGCGTACTCGGATCAGCGACGATCCAGCTGGCCGCTAGTCTGCTTCGCAGCTTCCACGACTCACGATTGTCGATCCTTTTAACGGGCCAATTCGGCGGCCCGTTGTGCAATTTACTATTTATAGGATCAACCGTTGCCGTCAGTCGATGGATCGTTCCATCGTTGGAACAAGTGATGGTGTTCTGCACGATCTCACTTTGCTTACTGATCCCCGTGGCGATCATCAGCGTTCAAAAAATCGCGCGATCACGGTTGGCAGAGATCGAACCAAGTAGCACGCCCTCCAGCCTGTTGCCGATGTCCACGTTGTTGATCGTCTGCTTGCCATTGATGCTCACGCAGGGGCTTTCCTATATCACCGGCCAAGCGGATATCTGGATTGGCGGGGCGATCGTCGATCACGAACAATTGGCACTTTACGCGGCGGCGCGGCGATTGATGTTGTTGATCGGGATGCCGATGCAACTGGTGAACCTGACCGTAATCGCATCGATCGCCGAACTGCGCGCTCAGGGACGCCTGCAAGATCTACAACGCATTCTACGCTCGGCGGCAACCTTCGCAGCGGTGGTCGCAATCGCTGTTTGCATTCCGATCATGATCTTCCCCGCACAGATTGCAGCGTTCATCTTTGGGCCGTTCTATGCGGACGGGGCGATGGTGTTGCGTATCCTCTGTATCGGACAACTCGTCTTCGTTTGTGTCGGCGCGGCTGAACTCACCTTGATGATGTCGGGGCAACATATGAAAGCGTTGTCGATCAATATCTTCACTTCGATCAGCCTCTTCATCAGCGGCGTTTTGATGACTCAGCAATGGGGCATCGTGGGCTTGGCGATCGCTTGGACCTCCATCGTATCGTTGCAATGCATCGGCTTTTGTCTATCCGCCCGTTGGTCCGTGGGAGTCTGGACCGTCATGGACGTGCGGGTTTTGCGGACGGGGCGGGAAATTCTGGCCGCGGTTCGAGCGAAGTTCAAGAAAGCAAACAACATTGGTTCATTGGAATAA
- a CDS encoding glycosyltransferase family 4 protein, translating into MSASRNLIYDSRWISPTGIGRFASELGDRLPCLHHQAIGGSPTSPLDCLRLGWMLWNTDRAFFSPGFNVPLTSPMLAKRSFVFTIHDLIYVNHPAEASLAKRLYCQHVIRPAARRAYKVLTVSEFSKREIVDWARIDPSQIEVVYNGVGSAFTHAGPKHDLHRPYLLYVGNQRPHKNVGGLLHAFAQICGTRDVDLAITGQATAETVATMEKLAIAGRVHFLGKLSDDQLAAAYRGAQATVLASEYEGFGLPVIESMACGTPVVCSNVTSLPEVAGDAAVLVETHPDSIAAGIRRVLEDPTLQQTLIAAGLNRAADFSWEATAAKVLQVLQPLTVAATQSVPTLIQPLEASVK; encoded by the coding sequence ATGAGCGCAAGTCGCAATCTCATTTACGATTCACGCTGGATCAGCCCGACCGGGATCGGACGGTTCGCCAGTGAATTAGGCGATCGACTGCCATGCCTGCATCACCAGGCGATCGGCGGTAGCCCGACCAGTCCCTTGGACTGTCTGCGGTTGGGTTGGATGCTGTGGAATACCGACCGCGCCTTTTTTTCGCCCGGCTTCAATGTGCCACTGACATCCCCGATGCTGGCGAAGCGATCGTTTGTGTTCACGATTCATGATTTGATCTATGTGAATCATCCCGCCGAAGCATCCCTCGCCAAACGACTGTATTGTCAACATGTGATCCGCCCCGCGGCGCGGCGTGCATACAAAGTTCTCACCGTCTCCGAATTCTCAAAACGCGAAATCGTCGACTGGGCGAGAATCGATCCCTCACAAATTGAAGTGGTCTACAACGGCGTTGGCAGCGCATTCACACACGCGGGTCCGAAACACGATCTCCATCGTCCCTATCTTCTGTACGTGGGAAACCAACGCCCGCACAAAAACGTGGGTGGGCTGCTGCATGCCTTCGCACAAATTTGCGGCACCCGAGATGTCGATCTGGCGATCACCGGTCAAGCGACGGCGGAAACCGTCGCGACGATGGAAAAATTAGCGATCGCCGGACGCGTTCACTTTCTCGGAAAATTGTCCGACGACCAACTGGCCGCTGCCTACCGCGGCGCTCAAGCGACCGTCTTGGCCTCAGAATATGAAGGCTTTGGTTTACCCGTGATCGAATCGATGGCGTGTGGTACGCCGGTGGTCTGCAGCAACGTCACATCGTTACCCGAAGTGGCGGGAGACGCCGCCGTGCTGGTTGAAACCCACCCGGACAGCATCGCCGCTGGGATCCGCCGCGTTCTCGAAGACCCCACATTGCAGCAAACATTGATCGCGGCGGGACTGAACCGCGCCGCCGATTTCAGCTGGGAAGCGACGGCGGCCAAAGTGCTCCAGGTCCTTCAACCACTCACCGTTGCCGCGACGCAATCCGTCCCAACGCTTATTCAACCTCTGGAAGCTTCTGTGAAGTAA
- a CDS encoding GumC family protein: MNTESPNAANPLNLVQACWQNKGKMLIVFALVMVATVGILGQLKLKYTSEAKLFIRLGKETIGLDPTATVGQTVSVQEAREKEIHSVQSLVHSRNVLERVVDNVGIDRILEKTDGKEKNWLPIDLDYIKSLSPVYVDSPRDTAIAKLEKQLVTFNPRSTAIIGLRYETISPELAAEVLQEVIESSIDAQVRVHQSAGSNDFFLSQTRQQAEEVAKLEDELLRFKNETGVSELTQHRQLKIAQIASLQDALMDTIAKSEAVTREIESRTQMIYELPARVRLSETTGLPSSAAQGMREQLYSLQMVENELVSRYQPDHPKVRQTRAQIAAAQETLESEHVLTQVTMGVNESRREMESALLNQQAIADSLAARKTILTQQIAELGEELKEINQSEITLAQISRKLDLARASYQDYAKRSELARLDVALSLGNLSNLSVLQQPSDSKIPSSPKVALTLVMGTTIAIFLSLFVGVVSQWCGAPSHHMATTNGTNSVLPLRGLPFAEAANRFFSFRWL; this comes from the coding sequence ATGAATACTGAATCCCCCAACGCAGCAAACCCCCTAAATCTTGTCCAAGCCTGTTGGCAAAACAAGGGCAAGATGCTGATCGTCTTTGCTTTGGTGATGGTTGCCACCGTGGGCATTCTGGGCCAGTTGAAGCTGAAATACACTTCGGAGGCTAAGTTATTCATTCGGCTGGGTAAAGAAACCATCGGTCTGGATCCTACCGCGACCGTCGGTCAAACGGTGTCGGTTCAAGAGGCACGTGAGAAAGAGATTCATTCGGTGCAATCGCTGGTCCACAGTCGGAACGTTTTGGAACGCGTGGTCGACAACGTGGGCATCGATCGCATCTTGGAGAAAACCGATGGGAAGGAAAAAAATTGGTTGCCGATCGATCTCGATTACATCAAATCGCTCAGCCCCGTCTACGTCGATAGTCCACGCGACACGGCGATCGCCAAGCTCGAAAAGCAACTGGTGACGTTCAACCCGCGCTCCACTGCAATCATTGGTTTGCGGTATGAAACGATCAGTCCCGAATTGGCTGCCGAGGTGCTTCAAGAAGTGATCGAGTCCTCGATCGACGCACAGGTTCGCGTTCACCAATCCGCCGGATCCAACGACTTCTTCCTCTCACAAACCCGACAGCAAGCCGAAGAGGTCGCCAAACTGGAAGATGAACTGTTGCGGTTCAAAAACGAAACGGGCGTCTCCGAATTAACACAACATCGGCAACTCAAGATTGCACAGATCGCATCGCTGCAAGATGCCTTGATGGACACGATCGCGAAGAGCGAAGCGGTAACTCGGGAAATCGAATCACGTACGCAAATGATATATGAACTGCCCGCCCGAGTCCGGTTGTCCGAAACCACCGGGTTGCCCAGCAGTGCCGCCCAAGGAATGCGAGAGCAACTGTATTCGTTACAAATGGTAGAAAACGAACTCGTTTCACGATACCAACCCGATCACCCCAAAGTCCGGCAAACACGCGCTCAAATTGCCGCCGCGCAAGAAACACTGGAATCCGAACATGTCCTGACACAGGTCACGATGGGCGTGAATGAATCGCGACGTGAAATGGAATCGGCATTGCTCAATCAACAAGCCATTGCGGACTCGTTGGCGGCGCGCAAGACGATCTTGACGCAACAGATTGCCGAACTGGGAGAAGAACTCAAAGAGATCAATCAAAGTGAAATTACGTTAGCGCAGATCTCACGCAAACTCGATTTGGCCCGCGCCAGTTATCAAGACTACGCCAAACGCTCCGAACTCGCTCGGTTGGACGTGGCGTTGAGTTTGGGAAATCTGTCAAATCTCAGCGTTTTACAACAGCCTAGCGATTCCAAGATCCCCTCCAGCCCCAAAGTTGCCTTGACCCTGGTCATGGGCACGACGATCGCGATCTTCTTGAGTCTGTTTGTTGGCGTCGTCTCGCAATGGTGCGGCGCTCCATCCCACCACATGGCGACGACCAATGGCACAAATTCTGTGCTACCCTTGCGAGGGCTTCCATTTGCCGAAGCCGCAAACCGCTTCTTTTCCTTTCGATGGCTCTAA
- a CDS encoding glycosyltransferase → MKKIALIHEWLTTYAGSERVVEQMLLQYPESDLFAVANILSAEDQKFLRGKEPTTSFIQKLPFLKKFLRHYLPLMPMAVEQWDLSAYDVILSSNHAVAKGVICGPDQLHISYVHTPIRYAWEFQAQYLRESKLTWGVRSLLTRMILHYMRLWDNVSSTRVDAFVANSQFIANRIQKCYGRQAEVIYPPVDVDAFAPSYKKEDYYIAASRLVPYKRVDLIVEAFRLMPERKLLVVGDGPMYKTLKANCPANVELMGYLPHERMSQLMQGAKAFVFAAEEDFGITSVEAQACATPVIAYGRGGSLETVVEGVTGCFFEEQIPQSVADAVATFENHQDHFDLKATRQHAEGFRPERFREELANFVDSQWAQFVVNRRRRPQQTFSKTTPGSLNLPVDNASNLVNLAGVSAQ, encoded by the coding sequence ATGAAAAAAATTGCACTGATTCATGAATGGCTAACCACCTACGCAGGCTCCGAGCGCGTGGTGGAACAGATGCTGCTGCAGTACCCCGAATCGGATCTGTTTGCCGTCGCCAACATCTTGTCCGCCGAAGATCAGAAGTTCCTTCGCGGAAAAGAACCGACAACCAGCTTCATTCAAAAGTTGCCGTTTCTAAAGAAGTTCCTCCGCCACTATCTGCCCTTGATGCCGATGGCGGTGGAGCAGTGGGATCTGAGCGCATACGACGTCATCCTGTCATCGAATCATGCCGTTGCCAAAGGCGTGATCTGTGGTCCCGATCAACTGCATATCAGTTACGTTCACACACCGATCCGTTATGCCTGGGAGTTTCAGGCGCAGTACCTGCGTGAGTCGAAGCTGACCTGGGGCGTGCGGAGTCTGTTGACCCGAATGATCTTGCATTACATGCGACTGTGGGACAATGTCTCGTCGACCCGCGTGGACGCATTTGTGGCCAACAGTCAATTCATCGCGAACCGGATTCAGAAGTGCTATGGCCGCCAGGCGGAAGTCATCTATCCGCCGGTCGATGTCGATGCGTTCGCGCCCAGCTACAAGAAAGAAGACTACTACATCGCCGCCTCGCGTTTGGTTCCCTATAAACGGGTCGATCTGATCGTCGAAGCTTTCCGGTTAATGCCAGAACGCAAACTGTTGGTGGTGGGCGATGGACCGATGTACAAGACGCTCAAGGCAAACTGTCCGGCCAATGTGGAATTGATGGGCTATCTGCCGCATGAACGGATGAGCCAATTGATGCAGGGGGCCAAGGCATTTGTGTTTGCCGCCGAAGAGGACTTTGGAATCACATCGGTCGAAGCCCAAGCTTGTGCGACGCCGGTGATCGCTTATGGTCGCGGGGGCAGCTTGGAAACCGTGGTCGAAGGAGTCACTGGATGCTTCTTTGAGGAGCAGATTCCACAAAGCGTGGCGGACGCCGTCGCTACCTTTGAGAATCACCAAGATCACTTTGATTTGAAGGCCACGCGACAACATGCCGAAGGCTTCCGACCCGAACGGTTCCGCGAAGAACTCGCAAATTTTGTCGACTCCCAGTGGGCGCAATTTGTCGTCAACCGTCGTCGGCGTCCTCAACAAACCTTTTCTAAAACGACCCCCGGTTCGTTGAATCTGCCAGTCGACAACGCGTCGAACTTGGTTAATCTCGCAGGAGTGTCAGCCCAATGA
- a CDS encoding glycosyltransferase family 4 protein produces the protein MTNHDLHKIAFIGDYLPRKCGIATFTHDLRSAIAKASDANCIVVPMDDIVGGYDYEDEVQFQVVEQELDDYRAAADFLNFSNVDIVSLQHEFGIYGGASGSHVLALLRDLRMPVVTTLHTVLSDPNQSQRAVMKQLVRLSSRLVVMTERSRQTLINTYAVPSEKVDLIAHGIPNRPDIDQVKLKEQFGVEGRSVALTFGLLSPGKGIEHVLQAIPEIIRHFPDFIYLVLGATHPSLIREQGERYRISLERMAKELRITKHVSFYNRFVELDELTEFIGTADLYITPYLNAQQAVSGTLAYAFGCGQAVISTPYWHAEELLADGRGVLVPFADPKAIAREVIGLLADEPRRSAMREQAYLLGRDMTWDHVSQLYVSSFKHALEDHNIQRKPLAVRTLDERPLALPQMQLDHLQHMSDSTGIVQHAIYSIPDHGHGYCTDDNARALILTVLIEELGKDSPDVQMLASRYAAFLNVAFDRDTGRFRNFMSFDRRWLERDGSDDSQGRALWALGICIGRSRRGGMVSWARELFHRALSSCENTTSPRTWALGILGIHEYLRRYHGDRVASTMSERLAKKLIEMYESVATDDWPWFENVATYNNAKLPQALLSYGRSSGDARATEIGLKSLRWLGEKQRSPEGRFRPIGCNGFSRDDGTTAIFDQQAIEAHAMVSASIEAYAVTSDAGWAEQAHLAFDWFLGRNDLGMPLYDASTGGCYDGLMENQVNENQGAESTLAFLLSLAEMQQLASLE, from the coding sequence ATGACGAACCACGACCTACACAAAATAGCTTTCATCGGCGACTACCTGCCTCGCAAATGCGGGATCGCGACGTTCACTCACGACTTGCGATCCGCGATCGCCAAAGCCTCTGACGCGAATTGCATTGTCGTGCCGATGGACGATATCGTGGGCGGCTACGACTACGAGGACGAAGTTCAATTTCAGGTGGTGGAACAAGAACTCGACGACTATCGCGCGGCGGCTGATTTTTTGAACTTCAGCAACGTCGATATCGTTTCCCTACAACACGAGTTTGGAATTTATGGCGGGGCCAGTGGAAGCCATGTGTTAGCTTTGCTACGCGACTTGCGGATGCCTGTCGTTACGACACTGCACACGGTTTTGTCGGATCCGAATCAGAGCCAACGCGCGGTGATGAAACAGTTGGTTCGGCTTTCGAGTCGGCTGGTCGTGATGACCGAGCGAAGTCGCCAGACGCTGATCAACACCTACGCAGTACCGAGCGAAAAGGTTGATTTGATCGCCCATGGTATTCCGAATCGACCCGACATCGATCAGGTGAAGTTAAAAGAGCAGTTTGGCGTCGAAGGCAGATCGGTCGCGCTGACCTTCGGATTGCTTTCGCCCGGCAAAGGCATCGAACATGTCTTGCAAGCGATTCCCGAGATCATCCGACACTTCCCCGACTTCATCTATCTCGTGCTCGGTGCGACGCACCCGAGTTTGATACGTGAACAAGGCGAGCGTTATCGAATCAGCTTGGAACGGATGGCGAAAGAACTACGAATTACTAAGCACGTTAGCTTTTACAATCGGTTTGTGGAGCTGGATGAACTCACTGAATTTATCGGCACCGCGGACCTTTACATCACGCCCTATTTGAATGCGCAGCAAGCGGTATCGGGAACGCTGGCCTACGCATTTGGATGTGGGCAAGCGGTCATCTCCACGCCCTACTGGCACGCCGAAGAGCTGTTGGCCGACGGCCGCGGCGTGCTGGTGCCATTCGCCGATCCCAAGGCGATCGCTCGTGAAGTGATCGGTTTGCTGGCAGACGAACCGCGGCGTTCGGCGATGCGTGAGCAGGCGTATTTGCTGGGCCGCGACATGACCTGGGACCATGTCTCGCAGTTGTATGTGAGCTCATTCAAGCATGCGCTTGAAGATCACAATATTCAGCGAAAGCCGTTGGCCGTGCGGACGCTTGACGAGCGACCGTTGGCGTTGCCGCAGATGCAGTTGGATCACTTGCAACACATGAGCGATTCGACAGGAATTGTGCAACACGCGATTTATTCGATTCCAGATCACGGTCACGGCTATTGCACCGACGACAATGCGCGGGCGTTGATCTTGACGGTTTTGATCGAGGAACTGGGCAAGGATTCCCCCGATGTCCAGATGCTCGCGTCCCGATACGCCGCGTTTCTCAACGTCGCTTTTGATCGAGACACCGGCCGCTTTCGCAACTTCATGAGCTTTGACCGGCGTTGGTTGGAACGCGATGGTTCGGACGACTCTCAAGGGCGAGCGCTCTGGGCGCTGGGGATTTGCATCGGCCGATCGCGCCGCGGCGGAATGGTGTCGTGGGCGCGGGAGTTGTTTCATCGGGCGCTCTCCTCTTGTGAAAACACGACATCGCCCCGCACTTGGGCGCTCGGTATTCTCGGCATCCACGAGTACTTACGGCGTTATCACGGTGATCGCGTCGCCAGTACGATGAGCGAGCGTCTGGCAAAGAAGCTGATCGAGATGTACGAATCGGTGGCAACCGATGATTGGCCATGGTTTGAAAACGTCGCGACCTATAACAACGCCAAATTGCCTCAGGCACTGCTCAGCTATGGCCGATCGTCTGGAGACGCTCGAGCGACCGAGATCGGATTGAAATCGCTGCGTTGGTTGGGTGAGAAACAACGGTCCCCGGAAGGCCGTTTTCGCCCGATTGGTTGCAATGGTTTCAGTCGAGACGATGGAACGACGGCGATCTTTGATCAACAAGCGATCGAAGCGCATGCGATGGTCTCGGCGTCGATCGAAGCCTACGCAGTCACCAGTGACGCTGGCTGGGCAGAGCAAGCCCACCTCGCATTCGATTGGTTTCTGGGCCGCAACGATCTCGGCATGCCACTCTACGATGCATCCACTGGCGGCTGCTACGACGGGCTGATGGAAAATCAAGTGAACGAGAATCAAGGCGCCGAATCGACGTTGGCATTCTTGTTGTCGCTCGCTGAAATGCAACAACTCGCGTCACTCGAATAA
- a CDS encoding glycoside hydrolase family 130 protein, producing MHIQRTGIVLSPNKKRVVLRPFQPPTDDRILRVIARVSTLAEREVDALLNQVYEEFHGRHQKPKAFFEQRFLSIRHHLLTDAPLSENRRLLLGAYFTQEYALESAALFNPSLVWHPDQSNLANGERRFAMSLRAVGEGHISSIVFRSGTIGKDQEIRIDDPVRFVTTPQFVPDSRYENDLFRRKLIELGLGTTFIFEVLSSLETVFTLEQLENRLNISLREHRSQHDELVPLVEQVVMLAKSNYEIQYSPDHELSERVIFPYSPTETNGIEDARFVRFCEEDGRCTYYATYSAYDGKMVLPQLLETADFLQFKMHTLNGPAVANKGMALFPRKINGHYVMLGRQDGEHLFLMYSDLLYFWYTKEMIVKPTNPWEFVQMGNCGSPIETKAGWLVLTHGVGPMRKYCIGAMLLDLEDPSKIIARLQEPLITPNENEREGYVPNVVYTCGALVHENQLVIPYAMSDYATTFATVDLNELLSAMT from the coding sequence ATGCACATTCAACGCACCGGAATCGTACTTTCGCCCAACAAGAAACGCGTTGTCTTGCGGCCGTTTCAGCCGCCGACCGACGATCGAATCCTTCGCGTTATTGCACGGGTTTCCACGCTCGCCGAGAGGGAGGTCGACGCGCTATTGAATCAAGTCTATGAAGAATTTCATGGACGCCACCAAAAACCCAAAGCGTTCTTTGAGCAACGGTTTCTGAGTATTCGCCATCACCTGCTCACCGATGCCCCGTTGAGCGAGAACCGGCGTCTACTGTTGGGAGCCTATTTCACTCAGGAATACGCGTTGGAATCTGCCGCGCTTTTCAACCCTTCGCTTGTTTGGCATCCCGATCAATCAAATCTCGCGAATGGCGAACGGCGGTTTGCGATGAGTTTACGGGCCGTTGGCGAGGGACATATTTCGTCGATCGTGTTCCGTTCGGGAACGATCGGCAAAGACCAGGAAATCAGGATCGACGATCCGGTTCGGTTTGTGACGACGCCTCAGTTTGTTCCCGACTCACGCTATGAAAACGATTTGTTCCGACGCAAATTGATCGAACTCGGCTTGGGAACGACGTTCATCTTTGAAGTTCTGTCGTCACTCGAGACCGTCTTTACACTCGAACAGCTCGAGAATCGATTGAATATCTCACTGCGGGAGCATCGATCGCAGCACGATGAACTGGTGCCCCTTGTGGAACAGGTCGTCATGCTGGCGAAATCGAACTACGAGATTCAATACAGTCCAGATCACGAGTTGTCCGAACGCGTCATCTTCCCCTACAGCCCCACGGAAACAAATGGGATCGAAGACGCCAGGTTTGTTCGCTTTTGTGAAGAGGATGGTCGATGCACTTATTATGCGACCTACAGCGCCTACGATGGCAAAATGGTGTTGCCTCAATTGCTGGAAACCGCGGACTTCCTGCAATTCAAAATGCACACACTCAACGGTCCGGCCGTTGCGAATAAGGGCATGGCGCTCTTTCCTCGAAAGATCAACGGCCACTACGTGATGCTTGGTCGACAAGATGGAGAGCATTTGTTTCTGATGTACTCCGACTTGCTCTACTTTTGGTACACCAAGGAGATGATTGTCAAACCAACCAATCCCTGGGAGTTCGTCCAGATGGGGAACTGTGGTTCGCCGATCGAAACCAAAGCCGGATGGTTGGTTCTGACGCACGGTGTCGGTCCGATGCGGAAGTACTGCATCGGTGCGATGCTGTTAGATCTGGAAGATCCATCGAAGATCATCGCCCGGTTGCAAGAACCCTTGATTACACCAAACGAAAACGAACGCGAAGGCTACGTCCCGAATGTAGTCTACACCTGTGGCGCACTCGTTCACGAGAACCAACTGGTCATTCCCTACGCCATGTCCGATTACGCCACGACGTTTGCAACCGTCGATCTCAACGAACTGCTGTCGGCAATGACTTAA
- a CDS encoding glycoside hydrolase family 130 protein has product MTQRLRATLLLQPSDINPSQSGWEVVGVMNPAVTIQGNDAVMLARVAETTLEQRHGWTPLPRWGCDSTATVDWVCDEDLQKIDARVVMVSKTGNLRLTSVSHFQAWRRSLEPEGRWKAVALVLPSGATEDYGIEDPRITKIDDTYWITYVSVSKFGACTALMSSRDLIAFERHGIIFPSENKDVVLFPEKIDGELVALHRPNPRSQFSRPQIWIARSSNMIDWGRHEPLFCGSESWEGDRVGSGPPPILIDEGWLLLYHGSESSTVAGKVGRYTAGAILLDRYDPSRVIARSQRPIMVPTADFETCGFVPNVVFPTAMFLQGDVLQVYYGAADRCVGMAEFSKQAVLESMAPRTQSLI; this is encoded by the coding sequence ATGACCCAAAGACTGCGAGCGACGTTGTTGCTGCAACCGTCGGACATCAACCCGTCACAATCCGGATGGGAGGTTGTGGGGGTGATGAATCCCGCAGTCACCATTCAGGGAAACGACGCCGTCATGTTGGCACGTGTCGCGGAGACGACTCTCGAACAGCGACACGGATGGACCCCGCTGCCACGTTGGGGCTGCGACAGCACGGCGACGGTGGATTGGGTTTGCGACGAGGATTTGCAAAAAATAGATGCTCGGGTTGTTATGGTCAGCAAGACCGGCAATCTGCGTTTGACTTCGGTTTCGCACTTCCAAGCGTGGCGCCGTTCGCTTGAACCCGAGGGCCGGTGGAAAGCTGTCGCATTGGTTTTGCCATCGGGCGCGACGGAAGACTATGGAATCGAAGATCCTCGAATCACAAAGATCGACGACACTTATTGGATCACCTACGTCTCGGTATCCAAATTCGGTGCCTGCACGGCCCTCATGTCGTCGCGGGATCTGATCGCGTTCGAGCGTCACGGCATCATTTTTCCTAGCGAAAACAAAGATGTTGTTTTGTTTCCGGAAAAGATCGACGGCGAGTTAGTGGCACTCCATCGTCCGAATCCGCGGTCGCAATTCAGTCGACCACAGATCTGGATCGCCCGTTCCTCCAACATGATCGATTGGGGACGCCATGAACCACTCTTTTGTGGATCCGAATCGTGGGAAGGGGATCGTGTGGGGAGTGGACCGCCACCAATCTTGATCGACGAGGGCTGGTTGCTTCTTTACCACGGTAGCGAGTCATCGACCGTAGCGGGAAAGGTCGGCCGATATACCGCTGGGGCGATCTTGTTGGACCGATACGATCCGTCGCGTGTAATTGCTCGATCGCAACGGCCGATCATGGTGCCCACCGCCGATTTTGAAACCTGCGGATTTGTACCGAATGTTGTTTTTCCGACTGCGATGTTCCTTCAAGGCGACGTGTTGCAAGTCTACTACGGAGCCGCCGATCGGTGCGTCGGGATGGCTGAGTTTTCCAAACAAGCTGTACTCGAATCGATGGCCCCTCGAACTCAATCTCTCATATGA